In one Bacillaceae bacterium S4-13-56 genomic region, the following are encoded:
- a CDS encoding TIGR01457 family HAD-type hydrolase has product MNQYKGYLIDLDGTMYRGSERIEAAGRFVKRLHEQSIPYLFVTNNSTKKQEDVAKVLSHHNIIADPSMIVTTSMATASYIHDQKPNATVYAVGEEGLFHALRETGHIVTDQPEADFVVIGLDRAVTYEKLARACLAVRNGATFISTNGDVALPTERGLLPGNGSITSVVTVSTGQQPIFIGKPESVITEQALKIIQLQKEEVVMVGDNYDTDILAGINAGIDTLLVFTGVTQKEHLSKYQVQPTYTIDSLDDWN; this is encoded by the coding sequence ATGAATCAATATAAAGGATATTTAATTGACCTAGATGGAACAATGTATCGTGGTTCAGAAAGAATAGAAGCCGCAGGAAGATTCGTAAAACGACTTCATGAACAAAGTATTCCTTATCTGTTTGTCACTAATAATTCGACAAAAAAACAAGAAGATGTAGCGAAAGTTTTGTCTCATCATAATATTATAGCTGATCCGTCTATGATTGTAACAACTAGTATGGCAACAGCTAGTTATATCCATGACCAAAAGCCGAATGCCACAGTATATGCAGTTGGAGAAGAAGGACTCTTTCATGCCCTTCGAGAAACGGGTCATATTGTAACAGACCAACCAGAAGCTGACTTTGTAGTTATTGGCCTTGATCGGGCAGTGACCTATGAGAAATTAGCTAGAGCATGTTTAGCAGTGAGGAATGGTGCAACGTTTATTTCTACAAATGGAGATGTAGCACTTCCGACTGAAAGAGGGCTTCTGCCTGGAAACGGATCGATTACATCTGTTGTGACCGTATCTACAGGACAACAGCCAATTTTTATAGGGAAGCCCGAATCTGTTATTACAGAACAGGCTCTAAAAATAATCCAACTACAGAAAGAAGAGGTTGTAATGGTTGGAGATAATTATGATACTGATATCTTGGCTGGGATTAATGCGGGGATCGATACATTGTTAGTGTTTACCGGTGTTACACAAAAAGAACATTTATCAAAATATCAAGTTCAACCCACGTATACGATTGATTCGTTGGATGATTGGAACTAA